TCGTCGAGGTGCTGGAGTTCGAGAGCGACGATCCCGCCATGGCCGGCGAGATGACGATGACGACGACGTTGCGCGATGCGGAAACCGGCACCGAGGTCCTGATTCAGCACGACGGGATCCCTGACGCCGTCGATCCGGCGGACAACGAGACGGGCACCCGGATGGCCCTGGCTGCGCTGGCCGAGTGGGTGGAAAACCGCAGCTAGTCGAACCCGCGGCCAATCAGTTTCCGCGAGCAGTCATCAAATGGCGAGCCCGATCACGAGCAACACCACCGCGATGAGCGGGAAGATGCCCTGGGTGATCGCCGCCCGCGCCTTGTCGGGCGAGCTGGTCAGCAGCACCACCGCGGCCGCCAGCATCGAACCGACACCGGCGAACACGAGGGCGGCCCCGACCGCGTTGTGCCCCAGGCCGACCGCGACGATGCCGACCACCGTGACCATCGCGAGGAAGAGGTTGTAGAAGCCCTGGTTGAAGGCGAGCTCCTTGGTGGCCTGCGCCTCCTCCGCACTGGTGCCGAAGGTGGCGCGGGTGCGCGGTGAAGTCCAGGTCAGCGACTCCATCACAAAGATGTAGACATGCAGGGCCGCAGCGAGCGCGGCGAACACCAGACCGGCGATGACCATACGGTCTATTCAAACAGCCCGGGCTGCCCCAGTCCGGTAACCGGCGGTTGCAGACCGAGGTGCGTCCACGCCAATGGCGTGGCCACCCGGCCCCTCGGCGTGCGGGCCACCATGCCGGCACGCACCAGGAAGGGCTCGCAGACCTCCTCGACCGTGGTCGCCTCTTCGCCTACCGCCACGGCCAGCGTCGACACCCCGACCGGGCCGCCCCCGAAGCTGCGGGTGAGCGCGGACAGCACTGCGCGGTCCAGGCGGTCGAGGCCGAGCTCGTCGACGTCGTAGACCTCCAGCGCGGCCTTGGCGATGTCGCGCGTGATCACGCCGTCGGCGCGGACCTCGGCGTAATCCCGGACCCGGCGCAGCAGCCGGTTGGCGATGCGTGGCGTGCCTCGGGAACGCCGGGCGATCTCGGTGCCGGCCTCGCCGCCCAATTCGATACCCAGGATGCCGGCCGACCGGGCCAGGACCCGCTCGAGCTCGACCGGTTCGTAGAAGTCCATGTGCGCGGTGAACCCGAACCGGTCGCGTAGCGGACCGGTCAGCGCTCCGGACCGGGTGGTCGCCCCCACCAGGGTGAAGGGCGCGACTTCGAGCGGGATCGACGTGGCGCCAGGGCCTTTGCCGACCACCACGTCGACGCGGAAGTCCTCCATGGCCAGATAGAGCATTTCCTCTGCCGGCCTGGCGATGCGGTGGATCTCGTCGATGAACAGCACGTCGTGCTCGACGAGGTTCGACAGCATGGCGGCCAGGTCGCCGGCCCGCTCCAGTGCGGGGCCGGAGGTGAGCCGCAACGAGGAGCCCAGTTCGGCCGCGATGATCATCGCCAGCGAGGTCTTCCCCAGCCCGGGCGGACCGGACAGCAGGATGTGATCGGGTGTGCCACCGCGGTTCTTGGCACCCTCGATGACCAGTTGCAGTTGCTCGCGCACCCGGGGCTGACCGATGAACTCCCCCAGCGAGCGCGGGCGCAGGCTGGCGTCGATATCGCCTTCACCGACAGTCAGTGCCGGTGAGACCTCCCGGTCGTCGGGCTCCTCGGCGTCGTCGAACCGACCCATTACTTCTTACCCAACATGGACAGTGCAGCCCGCAGCGCGGAAGCCGTGGTGGCCTCGGGATCGTTGGCCAGCACCTTGTCGGTGGCCTCCTCGGCCTGTTTGGCCGCAAAGCCAAGTCCGACAAGGGCTTCCACCACCGGTGCCCGCACCGCGTGACCCGTGAACCCGGAGGTCCCGGGGGTGACCGGACCGATCTTGTCGCGCAGCTCCAGCACCATCCGCTCGGCACCGCGCTTGCCGATGCCGGGAACCCGGGTCAATGCCGTGACATCGCCGTCGGCCAGGGCCTGCCGCAGGGCCTGCGGGTCGTACACCGCCAGTGTCGCCAGCGCGATCTTGGGGCCGACGCCGGAGACGCCCAGCAGCGTGAGGAACAGGTCGCGGGCATCGCCGTCGCCGAACCCGTAGAGCGTCATCGAATCCTCGCGGACGATCATCGCGGTGATCAGCCGGGACTCGGCGCCACGGCGCAGGTTGGCCAGGGTCGACGGGGTCGCCATCACCTTGTAGCCGACGCCGGCGGCCTCGATCACCGCGTGGTCGAGGGCGATGTCGATGACCTCACCGCGCACCGAGGCGATCATGCCCGGCCCGCTTTCGCGGTGGCCTTCAGCCGGGCCTGATATTTGCGGCGCTGTTCGGCGGCCAGCGCCTCGGCGGCGGCCATCCGCGCGATCATCGGCGCCCGCCAGCAGTGGCAGATGGCCAGAGCCAGCGCATCGGCGGCGTCCGCCGGGGTCGGCTTGGCTTGCAGGGCAAGAATTCTGGTGATCATCTCGGTGACCTGCGCCTTGTCGGCGCGACCGTTACCGGTGACCGCCGCCTTCACCTCCGACGGGGTGTGAAAATGCACCTCGATGTCGCGGCGGGCCGCGGCCAGCGCGATCACCCCACCGGCTTGAGCCGTGCCCATCACCGTCGACACGTTCTGCTGCGCAAAGACCCTCTCGATCGCGATCACGTCGGGCCGGTGGGTGTCCATCCAGTACTCGGCGACATCGCTGATCTCGAGCAGGCGCTTCTGCAGCGGCGCATCGGCCGGGGTGCGGACCACGTCCACATCCAGCGCGGTGACCTGCCGACCGCGACCGCTCTCGACCACCGACAGGCCGCAGCGTGTCAGCCCGGGATCCACTCCCATCACCCGCACACGAACCCCTTCGTCAGAACATCTGTTCGAGAGCCTAGCGTGAGCCGGCGACAGTCAGCCGCAGGGACACGCTCAGATCCGTAGGGTCGGAACCATGCGCGTAGTGATAGCCGGCGGGCACGGCAAGATCGCCCTGATCCTTGAACAGTTGTTGTCCGCCCGCGGCGACGAGGTGGCCGGGCTCATCCGGAACCCGGCCCAGGCCGCCGATCTGCAGGCAGCCGGGGCGGAGGCCGTCGTGCTGGATCTGGAACAGGCGTCGGTGGACGAGGTCGCCGTCGCCCTGCGCGGCGCCGACGCCGTCGTGTTCGCCGCGGGCGCCGGGCCCGGCAGCGGGGCGGCGCGCAAACAGACCGTCGACCGGGATGCCGCGATTCTGCTGGCCGATGCGGCCGAGGCCGCGGGGGTGAGCCGGTACGTGATGGTCTCGGCCCTGGCCGCCGACGACCGGTCGCTGGACGCGAACTACGACGAGGTGTTCCTGGCCTACATGCGGGCCAAATCCGAGGCCGACGCCGATGTGCGGGCCCGGACCGGGCTGCACACCACGATCGTGCGGCCCGGTGGCCTCACCGACGAGCCGGGCACCGGGACCGTGACGGTCGCCGAGTCGACCGGCCGCGGCACGATCCCCCGCGCCGACGTCGCCCGCGTGTTGCTCGCCGTCCTGCACGAGCCGGGGACCGCCGGGCGGACGTTCGAGGTGATCTCGGGTGAGACGCCTATCGACGCAGCGCTGCACCCGATGCGATGAACGACTTGATCTGATCGATGCGGGCGTTGGTCGCGTCCCACCCGCGCACGGCTTCCTCGCCGACGACCTTGTGGTCACGGCGGATCACGATGATCCACGGCGTGCCGAACAGTGACCGGGCCAGTACCCACAACGGCAGCAGGAGCAGCAACAGCAGGAACTCCGCGGCCACCAGCAGCGCCAACACCAGGGCCGGGATCAAGAGCACCACGAGGGCGATGTTCAGCACGATGCTGATGATGTCGTCCCCGTCGCTGACCGACGTGTCGCCAAAACCCCAGTCGTCGGGCATCTTTCGGCGCGGACGCCACGGCAACCAACGCCGTCGGACCGTCCACTTGACGCCCTCAGGGTCGAGGACGCTCGCCACTACTCCTCGTCGAGCTGCGCGGCGACGTCGTCGGGGATGTCGATGTTGGTGTAGACCTCTTGCACGTCGTCGCTGTCTTCCAGCGCGTCGACGAGCTTGAGCACCTTGCGGGCGCCTTCGAGATCCACGGGCACGGTGACCGACGGCTGGAAGCTCGCCTCCGCGGAGTCGTAGTCGATGCCGGCGTCCTGCAGCGCGGTCCGCACCGCGACCAGGTCGGTCGGCTCACAGATGATCTCGAACGAGTCGTCGAGGTCGTTGACCTCTTCGGCGCCGGCCTCCAGGACGGCCATCAGCACGTCGTCCTCGGTCAGGCCGTTCTTCTCCAGTGTCACCATGCCCTTGCGGGAGAACAGGTAGGCCACCGAGCCCGGGTCGGCCATGTTGCCGCCGTTGCGGGTCATCGCGACGCGGACCTCACCGGCGGCCCGGTTGCGGTTGTCGGTCAGGCATTCGATGAGCACGGCGACCCCGTTGGGGCCGTAGCCCTCGTAGGTGATGTTCTGCCAGTCGGCGCCACCGGCCTCTTCACCGCCGCCACGCTTGCGGGCCCGCTCGATGTTGTCATTGGGTACCGAGCTCTTCTTGGCCTTCTGGATGGCGTCGTAGAGCGTGGGGTTACCGGCCGGGTCTCCCCCGCCGACACGTGCCGCGACCTCGATATTCTTGATCAACTTGGCGAACATCTTGCCGCGCTTGGCGTCGATGACGGCCTTCTTGTGCTTGGTGGTGGCCCACTTGGAATGGCCGCTCATGCAGGTACGCCCCTTTTCCGGTTAAAACTCCGGCTCTCCAGTCTACGTGGCCGGTCCCACCGCGCTCGATACGACGCCTACAGCGCCTGCAGCAGGACCATCGTCGTGGCCGCCGCGGCGCCGCACAGCACCGGCCAGTACCAGATGTGCCAATGCCGCCAATGCCCGATCGCCATGCCGATCGGCGCGAGAATCACGGTCGCCAGGGTGAGCACCGCCCAACCGGCCACGGTCGCGGCCTCGTCGGCCTGTCCGGGAGCCGCCCCGCTGAAGCCGACGGGAAAGATCGCGGCGAACGCCAGCAGCACGGCGATCAGGCCGACCAGGGCCCATACGGCCCAACTCATCACCGACTCGACGACACCTGGCCTCCGGACCGAGGTTGGCGACGACGCGGACATGCCCGGAGCGTACGCCGGTACGCGGGCAGCGGATGACGTTGTTGATGGCGGGTCCGCCGTCGAGCTACGGTTCGGCGGATTCAAGAAGTCCGGGTACGGCCGCGAGAAAGGTTATGGGGCACTCGATGCCGTGACGGCCACCAAGACTGTCGTGGTGGCGCGGTAATCCACGAACTACGGGAAGAGACGCATGGATCAAGATACGTACGACAAGGGGTTGGCGATCCGCACGGCGGTCCTCGGTGAGGAGTATGTCCGCAAGGCGGCAGGCAACGTCGACGCCTTCTCGAAGCCGCTGCAGGACCTGGTCACCGAATACTGCTGGGGCGCGGTCTGGGGCCGGGATGGTCTGGAGCTGAAAACCCGCAGCATGCTCAACCTCGCGATGATCGCGGTCCTCAACCGGCCGAACGAGCTGAGCACACACATCCGCGGCGCCCTCACCAACGGCGTCACCCGGGAGGAGATCTGCGAGATCTTCCTGCAGGTGGGTATCTACGCGGGCATCCCGGCCGCGGTCGACAGCTTCCGGCTGGCCCGCGCCGTGTTCGCCGAACTCGACGAGAGCCCGGCAGATGACTGAGGCGATCGGCTTCATCGGGTTGGGCAACATGGGGTGGCCCATGATGGACCGGCTGCTGTCGGCGGGATTCCCCGTGCTGGCCTTCGATGTGCGCGAGGATGTTCTGGCCAGGGCGACCACTCTGGGTGCCCAACCGGCCGACTCGGTGCGGTCGGTCGCCGAGCGCGCCGAGACCGTGCTGGCGAGTCTTCCCACCCCACAGGTGTCCGAAGCAGTGGTGGCCGAGGTTGCCACCGGTTCGACGGTGCGGCGCTTCGTCGATCTGTCGACAGTGGGAGGTCAAGCCGCACAACGCAATCACGCCGCCCTCGGCGCCAAGGGGATCGCGGCGCTCGACAGCCCGGTCAGCGGCGGGATGCACGGCGCCCAGGCCGGCACCCTGGCCATCATGGTGTCGGGACCGCGCAGCGAGTTCGATTCGCTGGCACCGGTCTTCGAGGTACTCGGCCGGGCCATCTTCGTTTCCGAACAGCCCGGCGCGGCACAGACCATGAAGCTGATCAACAACCTGATGGCCGCCACCACGCTGGCCGCCACCGCCGAGGTGATGGTGATGGGCGTCAAGGCGGGTCTGAGTGCCGACGTGATGATCGACGTACTCAACGCCGGATCCGGTGGCACGCACGCCAGCCGCGACAAGTTCCCGCGAGCGGTGCTCCCCCGCACGTTCGACTATGGGTTCGCCACCGGCCTGATGGCCAAAGACGTCCGGCTCTACCTCGATGAGGCCACCACCCTCGGCCTCCCGGTGCAGATGGCCGAGACCGTGCAACGGATCTGGGAGCACACGCTGCATGCCGAGGGCCCCGAGTCCGACTTCACCTCCGTCATCAAACCGATGGAAGAGGCTGCAGGCGTCACTGTCGAGGGAGGGCCCCGGTGAGCGGTGCCCGCAGGTCGTACACCGTGTCCGAGCCGACCTTGGTGGAGGTGAAGTTCGCTTTCACCCAGTCGGCGATGTCGGTGTGGGAGTTGATGCCGAAGAAGCCGCCGTGGTCGTTCTTGGGCTCCGGGAGGATGTAGTAGGTGATCTGCCGGTCGGCGACGTAGGTCTGGAACTGCTCCAGCGTCGGCGCCGGGTCGGTTCCGGTGAAGCCGCCGATCGCCATTACCGCTGTGTCGGTGGACAATTCGAGGGCCGCCGCGGCACCGGACCGGTTGATGGCCGCCGACCAGGTGGTGTTGGCGCCGCGCAGCATGGCGTTCACCTCGGCATTGTCGGAGTTCCATCCATGGTTGTGGTTGCCGTCGGGATCGGCCGGCCCCACACTCGGACCGCCTCCGGTGTGCGACTGCCCCAGGGTGGCCACCGTGTACGCGGTCGGTCCGGCCAGACCACCGATCAGCGCGAGCGTCAGCGCGCAAGTGGCGGTGGCGCGATTTCCCGCCCGCAGCGCCCACAACAAGGCGATCGTGGCCGCGACCGCCACCACCACGATCGCCCACCGCAGCGGTGGCAGCCACGACCCATTGCGGCCGAGAATCCAGAAGCCCCACCCTGCAGCGCCCAGAAGCATTGCGGCCAAACCGATCTGCCCAAACCGATCCTCACGCCGGCGCCACATCTCGGCGACACCGATCGCGAACATCGCCGCCAGCGCCGGCGCCAGCGACAAGCAGTAATACGGGTGGACCATGCTCTTCATGAAACTGAGGACCACGCCGTCGATCAGTAGCCAGCTGCCGAACAGGATGGCTCCGGCACGTACCAGGTCGGTCCGGGGCCGGCCACGCCTCGAGAGCAGCACCAGCACCACGGCGAGCAGACCGGCCGGCAGCAGCCACCCGATTTCGAAACCGAACTCGCCGGTGAACAGGCGGGGCAAGCCCTGAGCTTGATCACCCCAGCCACCGTGGTGCGCACCGGCGGGAACCACAGGGTCGACGTCGTTGTGCGTGCCGTAATGGTTGTGCCCGAGCACCCGGCCGAATCCGTTGTAGCCCAGCACCAGGTTCATGAAGTTGTTGTCGGTGGATCCGGCGAGGTAGGGCCGCGAGGAGGCCGGCCACAGCAGGGTGAGTATCACGAACCATCCGGCGGAGACGAGAAACGCCGCCAGCGAACCCGCCAGGTGCAGCAGGCGTACCCGCATCGGCACGGTCGCGGCGACCAGGTACACCAGGGCGATGGCCGGCATGGCCATCAGGCCTTCGAGCATCTTGGCCAGGAACGCGAACCCCAGCGCTACACCGACCAGCACCAGCCACCGGGCACCGGAACCCTGCAATGCGCGGACCGTGCAGTACGCGGCGGCAGTCATGAGCAGCACCATCGCGGCATCGGGGTTGTTGAACCGGAACATCAACGCCGCCACCGGCGTCAGGGCCAGCACGGCACCGGCCAGCAGGGCCGCGCGCGGACCGCCGATGCGGCGGACCGCACCGTAGAGCAGGGCCACCGAACCGACGCCCATCAGCGCCTCGGGGATCAGCATGGCGGCGCTGCTGAACCCGAACAGCTGACCGGACAGGCCCATCACCCACTGGGACACCGGCGGCTTGTCGACGGTGATGAAATTGGCCGGATCCAGCGATCCGAACAACAGCGCCTTCCAGCTCAGTGACCCCGCCCAGGCCGACGCCGCGTAGAACTGGTTGCCCATGCCGTTGACGGTGATGTTCCACAGGTAAGCCAGGGCGGTGGCGACCAGCAGAGCGGGCAGCGCCAGGCGCTCACGAGCGATCGGCGGAGTGCTGCGCGGGGCTTCGAGGGCAGGCTCGGCGGAGGCATCCTCCAACGTCGTCGTCACACGACCATTAAGTCGGTGCCGCCTTTGTCTGAGCTATGTATGCGCCGTGGGTTTGCTGGACTCAGAGCGAATCGACGAAAAGCTTGTGAATGCGGCGGTCCCCGGTCATCTCCGGGTGAAACGACGTCGCCAGCATCGAGCCCTGCCGCACCGCGACGATGTGGTCGGCGGCGCGGGCCAGCACCTTGACCTCGGGCCCGACCCGTTCGACCCACGGCGCCCGGATGAACACCGCGTGCACCGGGGTGTCGAGGCCCTCGAAGTCGATGTCCCCTTCGAAGGAGTCGACCTGACGGCCAAAGGCGTTGCGCCGCACCGTCATATCGATACCCTTCAGCGGCACCGCGGCCCGGCCCGCCACGCCGGCGTCAGCGATTTCGGTGGCCAGAAGGATCATGCCGGCGCAGGAGCCGTAGCACGGCAGCCCGGCGGCGATGCGCGCCCGCAACGGTTCGAGCAGGTCGAATTCGCGCAGCAGGTGGCTCATCGCGGTGGATTCGCCGCCCGGGATCACCAGGGCGTCGACCGCGTCGAGTTCGGAGAGCCGTCGTACCGTGCCGGCCTCGGCACCTGCCTCACGCAGCGCAGCCAGGTGCTCACGGGTGTCGCCCTGCAATGCGAGCACCCCGACCCGGGGGCTCACGCGTCCTCCGGCGGGGTGAAGTTGCGCTGGTAGCGCGTCAGGCCCTCCTGCATGACGGCGGCCACCATCTCGCCGTAGCGGTTGAAGATCTTGCCCTGGGTGAGCGAGCGCCCGCCGCAGGCCGATGGTGAGGACTGGTCATAGAGCAGCCACTCGTCGGCGCGGAACGGCCGCATGAACCACATGGCGTGGTCCAGTGAGGCCACCATCAGGTGCTTGCGCACGTCGAGGTGGTTGACCTGGGCGGAACCCAGCAGGGTCAGGTCGCTCATGTACGCCAGCGCGCAGATGTGCAGCACGTGATCGTCGGGCAGCGGATCGCGGTGGCGGAACCACACCTGCTGCTGCGAGGCCTTACCGGGCAGTCGCGCCACCCGGTCCCGCGGCACGATCCGCACATCCCATTCCGCGAACTGCGCGAAACCGGCGTCGTCGAACGCTCCCCCGGACCGGAATCCGGGCAGGTCGTCCGGGCCAGGTGCCTCCGGCATGGCGTCCTGATGCTCGATGCCGGTCTGGTCGGTCTGGAACGACGCCGACATGGTGAAGATCGTCTCGCCGTGCTGGATCGCGCTGACCCGACGGGTGCAGAACGAGCCGCCGTCGCGGATGCGCTCGACGATGTACACCGACGGCGCCCGGGCGTCACCCGGCCGCAGGAAGTAACCGTGCAGGGAGTGCACCTGGAACGTCGGCTCCACCGTGCGCACCGCCGAGACGAGGGACTGACCGGCGACGTGGCCACCGAACGTCCGCTGCAGGAAGCCCGACTCCGGGCTGAACACCCCACCGCGATAGATGTTGACCTCGAGCTGCTCCAGATCGAGGATCTCTTCAATCGCCATACGAGGTGTTTACCAGCCGCGCTCGGCGAGCCGGTGCGGCTGGGCGATCTCCTCGACGTTGATACCGACCATGGCCTCGCCCAGGCCGCGCGACACCTTGGCCAGCACGTCGGGATCGTCGTAGAACGTGGTGGCCTTCACGATCGCCGCGGCGCGCTGTGCCGGGTTGCCCGACTTGAAGATGCCCGAACCCACGAACACGCCTTCGGCGCCGAGCTGCATCATCATCGCCGCGTCGGCCGGGGTGGCGATGCCGCCCGCGGTGAACAGCGTGACGGGCAGCTTGCCGGCCCGGGCCACCTCGGCCACCAGGTCGTACGGCGCCTGCAGCTCCTTGGCCGCGACGTACAGCTCGTCCTCGCTCAGCGAGGTGAGCCGACGGATCTCTCCGCCGATCTTGCGCATGTGGGTGGTGGCGTTGGAGACATCACCGGTGCCGGCCTCGCCCTTGGAGCGGATCATCGCCGCGCCCTCGGTGATCCGGCGCAGCGCCTCACCCAGGTTGGTGGCACCGCACACGAACGGCACGGTGAACTTCCACTTGTCGATGTGGTTGGTGTAATCGGCCGGGGTCAGCACCTCGGACTCGTCGATGTAGTCCACACCCAGGCTCTGCAGGATCTGCGCCTCGACGAAATGCCCGATGCGCGCCTTGGCCATCACCGGGATGGTGACCGCTTCGATGATTCCCTCGATCATGTCGGGATCACTCATCCGCGACACCCCGCCCTGGGCCCGGATGTCGGCGGGGACCCGCTCCAGGGCCATGACAGCGACGGCACCCGCGGCCTCGGCGATCTTCGCCTGTTCCGGGGTGACGACATCCATGATCACGCCGCCCTTGAGCATCTCAGCCATCCCGCGCTTCACGCGCGCGGTGCCGGTCTGGTTGCTAGAGCCGTTCTGCGCCGCGGTATCCACTGCAATCTCCTTCAAAGTCCTACTGAATCAGTCTAGTGGAGCCGCCAAATCCATTGAATCCGCATCACCGGATGGCTTGCAGCTCGCGATTCGCAGCTCTCTGCGTATTCGCCAGCATCGCAGCCGGCTGTTCGGCCAGTTCATTGGCCTGAGCCAGCAGCTCGCCCAGTTGAAGCGGATACACGGCCTCCCCGCCGGCAACCAACTCGGCGATCATTGTCTCATCGCACCAGCGGTGCCCGTGAATGTAGTGCCGTTCCAGGGTCGTGCGCCCCGTCGCCGACGGCTCGAACCGGCCGGTCCGGTGGATGAAGAAGAACTCCTCGCTGCGGATCACCGAGGCGTTGAAGTCGATGACGGCGTCGCGCCGCCACACCGGCCCGACAAGTTCCTCCGGAGCCACCCGTAACCCGGTCTCCTCGGCGAGTTCACGGGCCGCCGCGGCGGCCAGATCCTCACCGGGCTGGACTGCGCCACCGACGGTGAACCACCACCGCGGCGCGGGCTTGTCCGGCTCGTCGATCGCGGGGTCGCTGCCGCGCAGCAGCAACACCGCACCCGTTTCGTCGAGCAGCACCACCCGCGCAGAGGTCCGGCGGCTCACGGGGTTGGCCTCGGCTTGGGAATCCGGACGTTCCACGATCTCGAAATAGGTTGGCAGTGCCGCGGTTCCGCCCAATCGCAGCAGCCGCACAAAGCGACGTTCCCGCAGGGCCAGGGTGTCGCGGACGGCGTCGTTGTGGAAGCGTCGGGCGAGCAGCACCCGGGCCTCGGCGTCGGCCAGTTCGGCGACCAGCGGCACGGGCAACCCGGCCGGATCGACCGCGGCCAGTGCGGCCGACAGGTCGTTCTCGGCGGCCTCACGGGCCGGGCGCGGGGCCCGTTCGGCGGCATCCGCCAGCGCCGCGAGCCGCTTGCCCTGTGGCGCGCCCGCATAGGCGTCGACCGCGACGGCGCGCGCGACGACGGCCCGGCGGGCCAGCGCACTGTCGAGCGCCTGCCACGACAGGTCGTAGCGCACGTGGAGCCGGTCGAGCCGATTGGCGGTCTGATAGGCCCACCCTCCGACGAGCAGCAGAACCACCAGCAGGGCAAGTGCGGTGACCACAAGCCAGGTAGGCACGCCTAGTCACCCACCTGGACTTTGACGCCGGGGCTGGCCACGGTCTCGTAGACCCGCATGATCTGGCCGGCCACCACCGACCAGTCGTAGCGGGCGACCCGCTCGGTGGCCCGGTCGATGTACCGCTCACGCAGCGCGTCGTCCTCCAGCACCTCGATCAGCGCATCGGCCAGCGCGTCGGCATCGCCGACCGGCACCAGCCGGCCGGCCTGGCCATGATCGAGAACGCGGTTGAACGCGTCGAGTTCACTGGCCACCACCGCCGTGCGCGCCGCCATCGCCTCGACCAGGACGATGCCGAAGCTCTCGCCGCCGAGGTTGGGCGCGCAGTAGACGTCGGCGCTGCGCATAGCCGCGGCCTTGCCGTCGTCGTCGACCTGCCCCAGGAAACGCAGGTGCCCGGCCAGCTCGCCGGCCTCCTCGCGCAGCGCGTCCTCGTCGCCGCGGCCCACGATCAGGATCTCGATGTCGGGGAACCGCCGGGCCAGCTTCGGCAGGGCACCCAGTAGGACCGGCATGCCCTTGCGCGGTTCGTCGAACCGCCCCAGGAACAGCACGCTGCGGCCGGGCCGCGGATACCCATCGAGACGAGGCGCATTCGCGAAGGACGGGACGTCGACCCCGTTGGGGATCTCGACCGCATCCGAGCCGAGCGCCTCCATCTGCCAGCGCCGGGCGAGGTCCGACACCGCGATGCGGCCCACGATCTTCTCGTGGAACGGGCGCAGGATCCCCTGAAACACACTGAGCGTCAACGACTTTGTGGTCGAGGTGTGGAACGTCGCCACGATCGGCCCCTCGGCGGCCTGCAGGGCCAGCATGGACAGGCTCGGCGCGTTGGGCTCGTGCAGGTGCAGTACGTCGAAGTCACCCTCGGCGATCCACTTCTTCACCTTGCGGTGGGTGGCAGGCCCGAACCGCAGGCGCGCCACCGAGCCGTTGTACGGGATCGGGACGGCCTTGCCGCCCGACACCACATAGTCCGGCAGCTTCACATGCGGCGACGACGGCGCCAGCACACTGACGTAATGCCCGCCCGCGCGCATCACCTCGGCCAGTTGCAGCACATGGGATTGCACACCGCCCGGCACATCGAACGAATACGGGCAGACCATCCCGATACGCATGGTCAGGTACCTAACCGGGCACGACGTTCGTCGGACAGGTCGGCCAGCCACTGCGGCTGCAACATGTGCCAGTCGGCCGGGTGCGCGGCGATGTTCGCGGCGAACCGGTCGGCGAGCTGCTGGATCACCACGGACACGTCCCCCGACGAGGTGTCGAGCGCGTCGAAGATCTCGACGACGCAATCCTCCCCGTCGTAGTGGACATGCGTCGGGTGCAGCGGGGCGCCGGTTTCGATGGCCAGCTTGGCCGGACCGGCGGGCATCCGGGTGGCTTCACCGAAGAACTGCACCTCGACACCGTTGCGGGTGAGGTCCCGGTCGGCCATCAGGCAGACGAACTTGTTGTCCCGCAACCGTTCCGAGAGCACCTCGAAGGGCGGACGCTCACCGCCGGACAGCGGGAACACCTCGAATCCGAGGCTTTCCCGGTAGTCGATGAAGCGCCGGTACAGCGACTCAGGTTTGAGCCGTTCGGCGACGGTGGCAAAGGTGCCGAACTGCTGGGCCAGCCACACCCCGGCCATATCCCAGTTGCCGCTGTGCGGCAGGGCCAGCACCGCACCGCGGCCCGCCTCGCGAGCAGCCCGCAGCTTGTCCGCGCCGACGAACACCTCGTCGAGACGCTTGGCCACAGCGGTCAGATCCA
Above is a window of Mycolicibacterium boenickei DNA encoding:
- a CDS encoding DUF1304 domain-containing protein, which codes for MVIAGLVFAALAAALHVYIFVMESLTWTSPRTRATFGTSAEEAQATKELAFNQGFYNLFLAMVTVVGIVAVGLGHNAVGAALVFAGVGSMLAAAVVLLTSSPDKARAAITQGIFPLIAVVLLVIGLAI
- a CDS encoding aldehyde dehydrogenase family protein, producing the protein MPGAYAGTRAADDVVDGGSAVELRFGGFKKSGYGREKGYGALDAVTATKTVVVAR
- the ruvC gene encoding crossover junction endodeoxyribonuclease RuvC; the encoded protein is MRVMGVDPGLTRCGLSVVESGRGRQVTALDVDVVRTPADAPLQKRLLEISDVAEYWMDTHRPDVIAIERVFAQQNVSTVMGTAQAGGVIALAAARRDIEVHFHTPSEVKAAVTGNGRADKAQVTEMITRILALQAKPTPADAADALALAICHCWRAPMIARMAAAEALAAEQRRKYQARLKATAKAGRA
- a CDS encoding SDR family oxidoreductase, whose product is MRVVIAGGHGKIALILEQLLSARGDEVAGLIRNPAQAADLQAAGAEAVVLDLEQASVDEVAVALRGADAVVFAAGAGPGSGAARKQTVDRDAAILLADAAEAAGVSRYVMVSALAADDRSLDANYDEVFLAYMRAKSEADADVRARTGLHTTIVRPGGLTDEPGTGTVTVAESTGRGTIPRADVARVLLAVLHEPGTAGRTFEVISGETPIDAALHPMR
- a CDS encoding carboxymuconolactone decarboxylase family protein — protein: MDQDTYDKGLAIRTAVLGEEYVRKAAGNVDAFSKPLQDLVTEYCWGAVWGRDGLELKTRSMLNLAMIAVLNRPNELSTHIRGALTNGVTREEICEIFLQVGIYAGIPAAVDSFRLARAVFAELDESPADD
- a CDS encoding YebC/PmpR family DNA-binding transcriptional regulator — its product is MSGHSKWATTKHKKAVIDAKRGKMFAKLIKNIEVAARVGGGDPAGNPTLYDAIQKAKKSSVPNDNIERARKRGGGEEAGGADWQNITYEGYGPNGVAVLIECLTDNRNRAAGEVRVAMTRNGGNMADPGSVAYLFSRKGMVTLEKNGLTEDDVLMAVLEAGAEEVNDLDDSFEIICEPTDLVAVRTALQDAGIDYDSAEASFQPSVTVPVDLEGARKVLKLVDALEDSDDVQEVYTNIDIPDDVAAQLDEE
- the ruvA gene encoding Holliday junction branch migration protein RuvA; amino-acid sequence: MIASVRGEVIDIALDHAVIEAAGVGYKVMATPSTLANLRRGAESRLITAMIVREDSMTLYGFGDGDARDLFLTLLGVSGVGPKIALATLAVYDPQALRQALADGDVTALTRVPGIGKRGAERMVLELRDKIGPVTPGTSGFTGHAVRAPVVEALVGLGFAAKQAEEATDKVLANDPEATTASALRAALSMLGKK
- the ruvB gene encoding Holliday junction branch migration DNA helicase RuvB, which produces MGRFDDAEEPDDREVSPALTVGEGDIDASLRPRSLGEFIGQPRVREQLQLVIEGAKNRGGTPDHILLSGPPGLGKTSLAMIIAAELGSSLRLTSGPALERAGDLAAMLSNLVEHDVLFIDEIHRIARPAEEMLYLAMEDFRVDVVVGKGPGATSIPLEVAPFTLVGATTRSGALTGPLRDRFGFTAHMDFYEPVELERVLARSAGILGIELGGEAGTEIARRSRGTPRIANRLLRRVRDYAEVRADGVITRDIAKAALEVYDVDELGLDRLDRAVLSALTRSFGGGPVGVSTLAVAVGEEATTVEEVCEPFLVRAGMVARTPRGRVATPLAWTHLGLQPPVTGLGQPGLFE